From a region of the Paenibacillus lutimineralis genome:
- a CDS encoding LacI family DNA-binding transcriptional regulator has translation MVTIYDIAKKTGFSPTTVSKVFNGYSDVSQKTRRIIMDTAEELGYLPNAHARSLTTKRSWTIGILFIETSGVGLLHPYFGGVIEGFKKVATSKGYDLMFVSKDIGGKKSGYLEHCKIRGVDGVVIVLPDYTDPYFIELLESDIPCVLLDQESDSKSTVYSDNVAGSIEAIEYLYSLGHRDIAYINGGQTFAGEKRLQGYMQGMQKLGLPVLPQHIVQGSYDYTVESGRIAMEELLKLDTLPTAVFVAGDNFAIGAIGAIKAHGLSVPEDISAVGFDDIEMAKYVTPALTTVRQDTYVLGKRAADMLIYCIEGGSEIQQAVIPVELVIRDSCRPL, from the coding sequence ATAGTTACCATTTATGATATAGCCAAAAAAACAGGGTTCTCACCGACGACAGTCTCCAAGGTATTTAACGGTTATTCCGATGTCAGCCAGAAGACGAGACGAATCATTATGGATACGGCTGAGGAGCTGGGCTATTTGCCAAATGCACATGCCCGGTCATTAACGACGAAGCGGTCATGGACGATCGGCATCTTGTTCATTGAAACCTCTGGGGTTGGACTTCTCCATCCTTATTTTGGTGGGGTAATCGAGGGGTTCAAGAAGGTAGCTACTTCCAAAGGATATGACCTGATGTTTGTCTCTAAGGATATCGGCGGCAAGAAGAGCGGTTATCTGGAGCATTGTAAAATTCGTGGCGTTGACGGTGTTGTTATTGTGCTGCCGGATTATACGGATCCCTATTTCATCGAGCTATTGGAATCCGATATCCCTTGTGTGCTGCTGGATCAAGAGTCGGACAGCAAGAGTACCGTTTATTCGGATAATGTGGCGGGAAGTATTGAGGCCATTGAATACTTATACTCGCTGGGTCATCGTGATATCGCCTATATTAACGGCGGTCAGACTTTTGCCGGCGAGAAGCGTCTGCAGGGCTATATGCAGGGGATGCAGAAATTGGGCCTGCCGGTTCTACCGCAGCACATTGTACAGGGAAGCTATGATTATACGGTGGAATCCGGGCGGATTGCGATGGAGGAGCTGCTGAAGTTGGATACTTTGCCAACAGCTGTCTTCGTGGCTGGGGACAATTTTGCAATTGGCGCAATTGGTGCCATTAAGGCACATGGCCTCTCGGTGCCGGAGGATATTTCAGCAGTTGGCTTCGATGATATAGAAATGGCGAAATATGTAACACCGGCCTTAACTACGGTCCGGCAGGATACATATGTACTTGGCAAGCGCGCCGCTGACATGTTAATCTATTGCATAGAAGGCGGATCAGAAATACAACAGGCTGTTATTCCAGTTGAATTGGTAATCCGGGATTCATGCCGTCCGCTATGA
- a CDS encoding DivIVA domain-containing protein, whose protein sequence is MQDDYARKLDDQKSLFKQLGIKLDALTIHEKDFDVKMRGYEKEEVDRFLDDIIIDYERFYDIITDLLDKYKEIQRRQAYWEEEKKMMSSMAARKPQVDTENAVDRRLVDDGIRQLERSLEHFKQFINGGLK, encoded by the coding sequence ATGCAGGATGATTACGCGCGCAAGCTGGACGATCAGAAGAGTCTGTTCAAGCAGCTTGGCATCAAATTGGATGCGCTAACCATTCATGAGAAAGATTTTGATGTAAAAATGAGGGGTTATGAGAAAGAAGAGGTAGACCGGTTTCTAGATGATATCATCATTGATTACGAACGATTCTACGATATTATTACGGATCTGCTGGACAAATACAAAGAGATTCAGCGCAGACAGGCTTATTGGGAAGAAGAGAAGAAGATGATGTCATCTATGGCCGCCCGTAAGCCGCAAGTAGATACGGAGAATGCAGTTGACCGCCGTCTTGTAGATGACGGAATCCGTCAATTGGAACGTAGCCTCGAGCATTTTAAGCAGTTTATTAATGGTGGATTGAAGTGA
- a CDS encoding sensor histidine kinase: MKGLVKVLATVFVVVVAVFSVFFIESTNNKKSAEQTIDEWQILWMDHFDPDMTVGQLEKEKGWINVRADDKAMARPEGAASQWVRIKAPVNSEGKAILFKKIYGYDIIAKQGDHKIYESHREYKYGVNVVLLPSDSINKEDPIYLGIRSPVRIGIQSEVYVGDFYNLHNMYVKSSLSDFIIGSSLMFIAFTMLICAIFLNSEYAATWVSLCLIILSCGFIMITYSSFLYSTYGEYGSIYVILFDLSLFILLPSFSFFFEKVIGSGYRSLIRKFRTFQIGYSLLCTALMLINIFTHNHIYDLYRIASATLLGLIMMVQFIILITTAIFYAKRGSKEALIFSVGFAIFSVLGLGELFWFYLKAEYYDLFLWKWGVVSFLISLIVIMGKRFARNHEQIVEYSRQLEMFNNELQRSEKMEIISELAASVAHEVRNPLQVTRGFLQLLSEKNSSSNQLYLNMALDELDRAALIITDFLTFAKPEAGKVTTLNVLEEFIHIEGILMPLVNLQGGKITVHIPSDLHIRGSSSKFKQAFINIIKNSIEALDGEGEIDIWAHGDDGKVCIYIKDNGEGMEPEVLARLGEPYFSNKTKGTGLGLMVTFRIIEVMQGNISFTSTKGVGTEVCVSFPSVII; encoded by the coding sequence ATGAAAGGTCTGGTAAAAGTATTAGCTACTGTATTTGTTGTGGTAGTAGCGGTTTTCAGTGTCTTCTTCATAGAAAGCACAAATAATAAAAAGAGTGCGGAGCAGACGATTGATGAGTGGCAGATTTTATGGATGGATCATTTTGACCCGGACATGACTGTAGGGCAGCTGGAGAAGGAGAAGGGCTGGATCAATGTAAGGGCAGATGATAAGGCTATGGCTAGACCCGAAGGCGCGGCTTCGCAGTGGGTCAGGATTAAGGCACCTGTTAATTCAGAGGGAAAAGCAATCCTGTTCAAGAAAATTTATGGATACGATATTATTGCGAAACAAGGAGATCACAAAATTTATGAATCCCATAGAGAATACAAGTATGGGGTTAATGTTGTCCTATTGCCATCTGATAGTATTAATAAGGAAGATCCGATATATCTTGGCATTAGGTCGCCGGTTAGAATTGGTATTCAGAGTGAGGTATATGTCGGTGATTTTTATAATTTACATAATATGTATGTCAAAAGTAGCTTAAGTGATTTTATTATCGGCAGTAGCCTAATGTTTATTGCATTTACTATGCTGATTTGCGCTATCTTTTTGAATTCAGAATATGCTGCAACTTGGGTTTCTCTTTGTTTAATCATCTTATCGTGTGGATTCATTATGATTACATATTCATCATTCTTGTATTCTACATATGGCGAGTACGGAAGTATATATGTGATTTTGTTTGATTTATCCTTGTTTATATTGTTACCTTCCTTTTCTTTCTTCTTCGAAAAAGTGATAGGCAGTGGTTATCGCTCATTAATTCGTAAATTTCGAACCTTCCAAATTGGTTATTCATTATTATGTACTGCTCTAATGTTGATTAATATATTCACTCATAATCATATTTACGATCTGTATAGAATCGCCTCAGCAACGTTGCTTGGTCTTATAATGATGGTACAATTTATCATTCTGATCACTACTGCCATCTTTTACGCGAAGAGGGGCAGCAAAGAAGCGCTTATATTCTCAGTAGGGTTTGCAATTTTCTCTGTTTTGGGTCTTGGTGAGTTGTTCTGGTTCTACTTAAAGGCGGAATATTATGATTTGTTCTTATGGAAATGGGGAGTGGTTAGCTTCCTCATATCGCTGATTGTTATTATGGGCAAGCGCTTTGCTCGTAACCATGAACAGATCGTAGAATATTCGAGACAACTGGAAATGTTCAATAATGAGCTTCAACGTTCAGAGAAGATGGAAATCATAAGTGAACTAGCAGCTTCTGTGGCGCATGAGGTTCGTAACCCGCTTCAGGTGACGCGAGGATTTCTGCAACTCTTATCTGAGAAGAATTCGTCGTCAAATCAGTTATATTTGAATATGGCCCTTGATGAATTGGATCGGGCAGCTTTGATTATTACTGATTTTCTTACCTTCGCTAAGCCAGAAGCCGGGAAGGTCACGACACTTAATGTATTGGAGGAGTTCATTCATATTGAAGGAATTCTCATGCCGCTGGTGAATCTGCAGGGCGGGAAGATAACGGTGCATATTCCAAGTGATTTGCATATAAGGGGAAGTTCCTCAAAATTCAAGCAGGCTTTCATTAATATTATCAAGAACAGCATCGAGGCGCTCGATGGCGAAGGAGAAATCGACATTTGGGCTCATGGAGATGATGGAAAGGTATGCATTTATATTAAGGACAACGGCGAGGGGATGGAACCTGAGGTGCTTGCCCGCTTGGGCGAGCCATATTTCTCGAATAAGACGAAGGGAACGGGATTAGGATTGATGGTCACCTTCAGAATTATCGAGGTTATGCAAGGGAATATTTCCTTTACAAGTACAAAAGGAGTTGGAACCGAGGTGTGTGTCAGCTTTCCTTCAGTGATAATCTAA
- a CDS encoding Dps family protein, with amino-acid sequence MANQALEKQMNLLIANWTTMYTKLHNFHWYVKGHNFFTLHVKFEELYDEAAGYIDDIAERLLSIGGKPVATLRESLELATIKEATGNETPDQMVAAIVADFEVLDKELREGMSIAEEAGDEATSDLLLGVVSTLEKHRWMLNAFLNN; translated from the coding sequence ATGGCAAATCAAGCATTGGAAAAACAAATGAATCTCCTGATTGCAAACTGGACAACCATGTACACGAAGTTGCATAACTTCCACTGGTATGTTAAAGGACATAACTTCTTCACCTTGCATGTAAAATTTGAAGAATTGTACGATGAAGCTGCTGGATATATTGATGATATTGCAGAACGTCTGCTTTCTATTGGCGGCAAACCGGTCGCAACACTACGTGAATCCTTGGAGCTGGCAACGATTAAGGAAGCTACAGGTAATGAGACTCCTGACCAAATGGTAGCTGCTATCGTTGCTGACTTTGAAGTACTGGATAAGGAACTGCGTGAGGGTATGTCCATCGCTGAGGAAGCAGGAGATGAAGCAACAAGTGACTTGCTGTTAGGTGTTGTTTCTACTCTTGAGAAGCATCGTTGGATGCTTAATGCATTTTTGAACAACTAA
- a CDS encoding cellobiose phosphorylase, with protein sequence MPNYMFKDNTFVIEQFDQVKPFSSFLPGIAGLRGIPMWTFYVNRGQAVCSFGIRDKNSPIMEFSPASISYQSVSMKGFRTFIKIDGQDSIYEPFQSTAPDQDAVRRMEIRSNDISITEVHSSKGLRTKVTYFHIPNDDFAALVRKVELTNIFGQPIHLEVLDGMPEILPYGVENSGYKEIGNLLRSWMEVENLDRGVPYYRVRSSTGDEAEVSEVKNGHFYLSFNDEGQLIQPIADFEIVFGDNTSLGYPDRFADHSVADLKRETQYCTNKVPCGFSGTEVSLQPGQSTVIYSLIGNIDSLERLNQKVSSIASPAYVELKYAEASRLTEELTEDIATKTAEPLFDAYSRQSYLDNFLRGGYPFIFDNGKDGYVTHLYSRKHGDLERDYNFFSIAPEFYSQGNGNFRDANQNRRSDVYFNPQVGTFNIRTFFSLIQADGYNPLSVEGTSFQVPLDKAAQLQEWLENALHSHRQELEKICLGKFTPGQIITYITSRGVKLKISEQELLSGILKLAVQNIEASFGEGYWSDHWTYNMDLIDSYLDIFPDHKAEMLFEEKAYTYFDSPVRVLPRSEKYVLNGDQVRQYGATVHDDEKMQKLGVSLKHTNWLRTGYGSGEVYRTNLFVKLLSLSLVKFATLDPYGMGIEMEGNKPGWNDAMNGLPGLFGSGMGETFELTRIVKFVLESAAELPDQMVAVPKEMSSLLQKVAGYLTQNLSGELTEFDYWDQVASAREHYRDKIRFGISGEEVMLKAGELLPTYRQMEQKLDQGIKLAIQFGNGLTPTYFVYEAVEFEAVVDELGQPVISGYGLPKARVKRLDPRPLPHFLEGPARWMKTLNDPEEARRAYEQIRRSDLFDDKIQMYKTSVSLDGETHEIGRIRAFTAGWLERESVFLHMSYKYLLALLKSGLQEQFFHEMRTSLIPFLDPAVYGRSTLENSSFIATSVNPDPKVHGRGFVARLSGSTAEFISIWMMMMAGPHVFRMQGEELQLAFAPSLPGWLFDEHGEVAFKFLGTTEVTYHNPGRGNTYGPGGVTIQSIVLQHRNGDTVQVDGPVISGGMAEQVRAGQFAAIRIELG encoded by the coding sequence ATGCCTAATTATATGTTCAAGGACAATACATTTGTTATCGAGCAGTTCGATCAAGTGAAGCCTTTCTCCAGCTTCCTGCCAGGGATTGCTGGACTCAGAGGGATTCCGATGTGGACGTTCTATGTGAACCGCGGCCAGGCCGTATGCAGCTTCGGAATTCGTGACAAGAACAGTCCGATTATGGAATTCTCTCCTGCCAGCATATCCTATCAGTCGGTATCGATGAAGGGGTTCCGCACTTTCATCAAGATAGATGGACAGGACTCTATATATGAACCGTTCCAGAGCACTGCTCCAGACCAGGATGCTGTGCGCAGGATGGAAATCCGGTCTAACGATATCAGCATAACAGAGGTTCACTCGTCCAAAGGCTTGCGGACCAAGGTGACTTATTTTCATATTCCTAATGATGACTTCGCAGCGCTTGTACGCAAGGTTGAGCTGACGAATATTTTTGGGCAGCCGATTCACCTGGAAGTTCTTGACGGAATGCCGGAAATATTGCCGTACGGAGTAGAGAATTCAGGCTATAAGGAGATCGGCAACCTGCTGCGCAGCTGGATGGAGGTCGAGAATCTGGATCGAGGCGTTCCATATTACCGCGTCCGTTCCAGTACAGGTGACGAGGCTGAGGTCAGTGAGGTGAAGAACGGCCACTTCTATTTATCTTTCAACGATGAAGGTCAGTTGATCCAGCCAATCGCTGATTTTGAGATTGTTTTCGGCGATAATACATCCCTCGGATATCCCGACCGCTTCGCTGACCATTCGGTTGCGGATCTCAAGCGGGAGACCCAGTACTGTACGAATAAAGTACCATGTGGCTTCAGCGGAACGGAAGTGTCGCTGCAACCTGGGCAGAGTACAGTCATTTATAGCTTAATCGGAAATATTGACAGTCTGGAGCGATTAAATCAGAAGGTGTCCTCGATCGCTTCCCCAGCTTATGTGGAATTAAAATATGCGGAAGCGAGCAGGCTGACCGAGGAGTTAACCGAGGATATTGCTACAAAAACGGCGGAGCCCCTGTTCGACGCCTATAGCAGGCAGAGCTATCTTGATAATTTTCTGCGCGGAGGGTATCCATTTATTTTCGACAACGGAAAAGATGGCTACGTCACTCATTTATATTCTCGCAAACATGGGGATCTTGAGCGGGACTACAACTTCTTCTCGATTGCACCGGAATTCTATTCCCAAGGCAACGGGAACTTCCGGGATGCGAATCAGAACCGGCGTAGTGATGTCTACTTCAATCCACAGGTTGGCACGTTCAATATCAGAACCTTCTTCAGTCTGATTCAGGCTGATGGCTACAATCCATTGAGCGTGGAGGGCACAAGCTTCCAGGTGCCTTTGGACAAGGCAGCGCAGTTACAGGAATGGCTGGAGAATGCGCTTCATTCACATCGACAGGAGCTGGAGAAAATCTGCCTCGGCAAGTTCACTCCCGGCCAGATTATCACCTATATCACCAGCCGTGGTGTGAAGCTGAAGATCAGTGAGCAAGAACTGCTTAGCGGAATTTTGAAGCTAGCTGTTCAGAATATAGAGGCATCCTTCGGCGAAGGCTATTGGTCGGATCACTGGACTTATAATATGGACCTGATCGACAGTTATCTGGATATTTTCCCGGATCACAAAGCGGAGATGCTGTTCGAGGAGAAGGCATACACCTACTTCGACAGCCCGGTTCGCGTTCTGCCGCGTAGTGAGAAGTACGTGCTGAATGGTGATCAAGTTCGCCAGTACGGAGCAACGGTCCATGACGATGAGAAAATGCAGAAGCTCGGGGTTTCGTTGAAGCATACCAACTGGCTGAGAACCGGATACGGCAGCGGAGAGGTATATCGTACAAATCTGTTCGTTAAGCTGTTGTCACTCTCCCTGGTGAAGTTCGCCACGCTGGATCCTTATGGAATGGGGATCGAGATGGAAGGCAATAAGCCAGGCTGGAACGATGCGATGAATGGCTTGCCAGGTTTGTTTGGCTCAGGTATGGGCGAGACCTTCGAATTAACCCGAATTGTGAAATTTGTATTGGAGTCGGCAGCGGAATTGCCTGACCAAATGGTTGCAGTGCCTAAGGAAATGTCCTCCCTTCTCCAGAAGGTAGCCGGATATTTAACTCAGAATTTGTCGGGTGAGTTGACAGAATTCGATTATTGGGATCAAGTGGCCTCAGCCCGTGAGCATTACCGTGACAAGATCCGATTCGGCATCAGCGGAGAGGAGGTCATGCTGAAGGCAGGGGAATTGCTGCCGACCTACCGCCAGATGGAACAGAAGCTTGATCAAGGCATTAAGCTGGCAATCCAGTTCGGGAATGGATTAACGCCAACCTATTTTGTATACGAGGCGGTAGAATTTGAAGCTGTCGTTGATGAGCTGGGTCAGCCTGTCATTAGCGGCTACGGCTTGCCGAAAGCCCGGGTTAAGCGGCTTGATCCAAGGCCGCTACCGCATTTCCTCGAGGGCCCGGCGCGCTGGATGAAGACCCTGAATGACCCGGAAGAAGCGAGAAGGGCTTATGAGCAAATCCGCCGCAGCGATCTGTTCGACGACAAGATCCAAATGTATAAGACCTCGGTGAGTCTTGACGGGGAGACCCATGAGATCGGACGAATCCGTGCTTTCACCGCAGGATGGCTGGAGCGGGAATCCGTCTTTCTTCATATGAGCTATAAATATCTGCTTGCACTATTAAAGAGCGGGCTGCAGGAGCAGTTCTTCCATGAGATGAGAACCTCATTGATTCCGTTCCTTGATCCGGCGGTATATGGCCGCAGTACGCTGGAGAACTCGTCCTTCATCGCGACTAGTGTCAATCCGGACCCTAAGGTTCATGGCCGGGGATTTGTGGCCAGACTTAGTGGCTCTACGGCTGAATTTATCAGTATATGGATGATGATGATGGCGGGTCCACATGTGTTCCGAATGCAAGGAGAAGAGTTGCAACTCGCCTTCGCACCATCGTTACCAGGCTGGCTGTTCGATGAACATGGGGAAGTTGCGTTCAAATTCCTGGGAACGACGGAAGTAACTTATCATAATCCAGGCAGAGGTAATACGTATGGCCCGGGCGGGGTCACAATTCAATCTATCGTTTTACAGCATCGGAATGGCGATACTGTTCAAGTAGACGGTCCTGTAATCAGCGGCGGGATGGCGGAGCAAGTCCGGGCCGGCCAATTCGCAGCGATTCGTATTGAACTTGGCTAG
- a CDS encoding twin-arginine translocase TatA/TatE family subunit codes for MIENLLRPSHLLLLVIAALLLFGPSKLPELGRSFGTMLKEFRKGARGDFIEETPQEVKPVQESNKS; via the coding sequence GTGATAGAGAATTTATTGCGTCCGTCTCATCTGCTCTTGTTGGTCATTGCTGCATTGCTGCTGTTTGGTCCGAGCAAGCTTCCGGAACTTGGGCGCAGCTTCGGTACAATGCTGAAGGAGTTCAGAAAAGGGGCACGTGGTGATTTTATAGAGGAGACCCCGCAGGAAGTCAAGCCTGTCCAAGAATCGAATAAATCTTAG
- a CDS encoding NHLP leader peptide family RiPP precursor, with amino-acid sequence MTSESVLQSQIIQRAWQDPDFKAQLLKNPKAAIQEVLGVILPDHIKVTTVEENSNELFLVLPPKPSDVMRSDEIKPNAIWGS; translated from the coding sequence ATGACATCAGAGTCCGTTCTTCAAAGTCAAATTATCCAAAGAGCGTGGCAAGATCCCGACTTCAAGGCACAGCTTCTCAAAAATCCTAAAGCAGCTATTCAAGAAGTGCTTGGTGTGATTCTCCCGGATCATATCAAGGTGACCACTGTTGAAGAAAATTCAAATGAGCTTTTTCTAGTTCTGCCGCCTAAGCCATCGGATGTCATGAGATCAGATGAAATCAAACCTAATGCGATTTGGGGCTCGTAA
- a CDS encoding glycoside hydrolase family 30 protein yields MANWSKVLTARDSGERLTSQGQIVSVSSRLKRSAIKLDPEQQFQTIIGFGGAFTEAAAYTLSRMSPEKRDEAIRSYFDPEHGLGYTIGRVHIHSCDFALENYTYVEDHDTELNSFDISRDRKWVLPLIHDAVKTAGQDITMLASPWSPPAWMKTNGEMNNGGQLKPEFRDAWALYYTKFIKAYREEGVPIWGITVQNEPAAVQTWDSCIYSGEEERDFVRDYLGPTMHREGLADVNILIWDHNRDLMVERASAVLSDPEAAKYVWGTGFHWYVSEEFENVGKVHDLFPDKHLLFTEGCKEGGAKFGSWTNGEHYGRNMIGDLNQWTEGYLDWNLILDETGGPNHVNNLCDAPIIADTKTNTLHYNISYYYIGHFSKYIIPGAVRIGVNSGNAVLGTTAFRNPDGSIAAVVMNETDEQQAFSLVLGTEGVSEVLPAHSIATYIIK; encoded by the coding sequence ATGGCTAATTGGTCTAAGGTATTAACCGCCCGTGATTCGGGAGAGAGACTTACATCCCAGGGACAGATTGTAAGCGTTAGCAGCAGATTGAAGCGATCGGCAATCAAGCTTGATCCGGAGCAGCAGTTCCAGACGATAATCGGATTCGGAGGTGCGTTTACAGAGGCGGCTGCTTATACGCTGTCGCGTATGAGCCCGGAGAAGAGGGATGAAGCCATCCGCAGTTATTTTGATCCAGAACATGGTCTGGGCTATACGATCGGCAGAGTGCATATCCATAGCTGTGACTTCGCCCTGGAGAACTACACTTATGTGGAGGATCACGATACAGAGCTGAACAGCTTCGATATTTCCAGAGACCGGAAATGGGTTCTTCCGCTGATCCATGACGCTGTGAAGACGGCAGGGCAGGATATTACGATGCTTGCGTCGCCTTGGAGTCCGCCGGCATGGATGAAGACGAACGGGGAGATGAACAACGGCGGCCAATTGAAGCCTGAATTCCGTGATGCGTGGGCGCTGTACTATACCAAGTTCATCAAGGCCTATCGCGAGGAAGGCGTTCCAATCTGGGGGATTACTGTTCAGAATGAACCAGCTGCAGTGCAGACTTGGGACTCCTGTATCTACAGCGGCGAGGAGGAGCGCGATTTTGTACGCGATTACCTTGGCCCTACAATGCATCGCGAAGGATTGGCAGATGTGAATATCCTGATCTGGGACCATAACCGCGATCTGATGGTAGAACGGGCATCGGCAGTGCTTTCGGACCCGGAAGCTGCCAAGTACGTATGGGGAACCGGGTTCCACTGGTATGTCAGTGAGGAGTTTGAGAATGTTGGCAAGGTGCATGATCTGTTCCCAGATAAGCATCTGCTCTTCACGGAAGGTTGCAAGGAAGGTGGAGCCAAGTTCGGCAGCTGGACGAATGGCGAGCATTATGGCCGTAATATGATCGGTGACCTAAACCAATGGACAGAGGGCTATCTGGACTGGAACCTGATTCTGGATGAGACCGGTGGACCGAACCATGTCAACAATCTGTGCGATGCACCGATCATTGCTGATACGAAGACGAATACGCTTCATTACAATATTTCCTACTACTATATCGGCCATTTCAGCAAATACATCATTCCGGGTGCGGTACGAATCGGCGTGAACTCCGGGAATGCGGTCCTCGGTACGACGGCATTCCGCAATCCGGATGGCAGTATAGCCGCTGTGGTCATGAATGAAACGGATGAGCAGCAAGCTTTCTCACTTGTTCTGGGAACAGAAGGGGTCTCCGAAGTGCTCCCAGCACATTCGATCGCGACTTATATCATCAAGTAA
- the ytaF gene encoding sporulation membrane protein YtaF, which translates to MDSYSLAAIVIIGLASNLDNAGVGIAYGVRKIRIPWYSNLTIAFISFLATLLSGLFGSWLSVWVQPWIGQMIGTVVIVGVGIWVLLQPYLEKKPAQQDDDANALTRLLRNPEEADKDSSQSISLGESILLGIALAMNALAGGFNAGITRLSIWGTSLSVGIFSFILLALCAGFGQKFAAEKFGNRATVISGVLLILIGLHQLF; encoded by the coding sequence ATGGATTCATACAGTCTGGCTGCTATCGTGATCATCGGTCTGGCCTCCAACCTGGATAATGCCGGTGTGGGGATAGCCTACGGTGTCAGGAAGATCCGCATCCCTTGGTACTCCAATCTGACGATTGCCTTCATCTCATTCCTGGCTACCTTGCTATCAGGTCTGTTCGGAAGCTGGCTGTCGGTGTGGGTTCAACCTTGGATTGGGCAGATGATCGGAACAGTCGTGATCGTTGGGGTAGGCATCTGGGTGCTGCTGCAGCCTTATCTGGAGAAGAAGCCGGCGCAGCAAGATGATGATGCCAATGCACTAACCCGGCTACTGCGCAACCCGGAGGAAGCCGATAAGGATAGCTCCCAGTCAATCAGTCTAGGCGAATCGATACTGCTTGGGATTGCTCTAGCGATGAATGCACTAGCCGGGGGATTCAATGCCGGGATTACCCGCCTCAGCATATGGGGAACCTCTCTATCCGTAGGCATATTCAGCTTCATCTTGTTGGCGCTCTGTGCAGGCTTCGGCCAGAAATTCGCAGCTGAGAAATTCGGCAACCGCGCTACCGTAATCTCAGGAGTATTGCTGATCCTCATTGGCCTTCACCAACTTTTCTAA